The following are from one region of the Aspergillus chevalieri M1 DNA, chromosome 1, nearly complete sequence genome:
- a CDS encoding uncharacterized protein (COG:S;~EggNog:ENOG410PMWZ), translating to MAGLRGFVRTQVELAQVELEGLFLLHEEETREAVVPRLALVELADDPTNNRRGWNFLQDHRTRAALPTTGEQWLMDRVVATDWLRAEWVGVRPHDHQVMWHTTVVDAYLGQVDQFLERLLLLMHLTAGQPARATELLGIRHSNTVCGQHRNLFIEHGVVSLVTAYHKGYSMTGSTKIIHRYLPAEVSELVVYYLWLILPFARAVQALAHGTRQARSPFLWPRGPNLAAGAWDSGRLRGVLQREAHIHLCHNLASLVSYLGF from the coding sequence ATGGCGGGCCTGCGGGGCTTCGTGCGCACCCAGGTGGAGCTGGCCCAGGTGGAGCTGGAGGGGCTGTTCCTGCTGCATGAGGAGGAGACCCGggaggcggtggtgccgCGCCTGGCCCTGGTGGAGCTGGCAGACGACCCGACCAACAACCGGCGTGGATGGAACTTCCTGCAGGACCACCGCACCCGTGCAGCGCTGCCCACCACAGGAGAGCAATGGCTGATGGACCGGGTGGTGGCCACCGACTGGCTGCGGGCTGAGTGGGTGGGGGTGCGGCCGCATGACCACCAGGTGATGTGGCACACCACCGTGGTGGATGCCTACCTGGGACAGGTGGACCAGTTCCTGGAGcggctgctcctgctgatgCACCTGACTGCTGGGCAGCCGGCGCGGGCcactgagctgctggggatCCGACACAGCAACACTGTGTGTGGCCAGCATCGCAATCTCTTCATCGAGCATGGGGTGGTCAGTCTGGTGACGGCATACCACAAGGGATACAGCATGACAGGGTCCaccaagatcatccatcgCTACCTCCCGGCGGAGGTCAGTGAGCTTGTGGTGTACTATCTATGGCTGATCCTGCCCTTTGCACGGGCAGTGCAGGCCCTGGCCCATGGCACCCGGCAGGCACGCTCCCCCTTCCTGTGGCCACGGGGCCCCAATCTGGCAGCGGGGGCATGGGACAGTGGCCGGCTGCGGGGGGTGCTCCAGCGTGAGGCCCACATACAtctgtgtcacaacctggcttctctcgtgtcgtacctagggttctag